A window from Methylococcus mesophilus encodes these proteins:
- a CDS encoding heavy metal translocating P-type ATPase: MSDATGSEVSTARAAAAAPFAHAWPNLEVVHALRRRIRIRAPALRKDAERCYLLQILLLKHSGIRSVRVVADLGSVAIRFNPDLLPRSNLLQVADHLIASLGRRKQAPEALGGSGGDGPVREWQFAIEGMTCVSCSLLIEMMLKRQPGIRDVSVNFATETATIRAVLSRDAVMAAIARIGYRAQAADSIVQRKLMAAREAERLRLARRQALVSALLSAPVVVLGMVMPHGRAWAWLSAILTTPVVFGSGRSFFSKAWRLAGQGTANMDSLVALGVGAAYGSSVVALLTRRGELYFEAAAAIVSFVLYGRYLEETTRGRAHEAIRRLLDLQPATATLLKDGGEFEVPVEALKVGDVVRVRPGDRLPTDGEVLTGSSGIDESMVTGESVPVIKQPGDRVIGGCVNGTGALQVRVTAVGEDTVLAGIIHMVGQAQSSKLPIQKTVDRVSSVFVPTVLVISAGTLIGWTWLGVSVARASANAIAVLLIACPCALGLATPAAIMVGTGQAARKGIYIRNGESLEMASKLTAVVFDKTGTITEGKPEVTDIVRFSRLGEPRLLGLAAAAEIDSEHFLARAIVRKAQDAGAEPLVSHEFDSVPGRGIRARVERREVLIGNAEWLVDSGVDLAAALEPASSLAGQGKTPVFMALDGKLAAVFGIADRPREHALAAIERLQDLDVRTLMVTGDVEAAAQHIAQQVGIAEVTARARPEQKLEIIRALQEQGERVGMIGDGVNDAPALAAADVSFAIGSGTDVAIQTADMIISQGDISRVADGMALSHFTLQVVHQNLAWAFGYNTIAIPLAVMGRLSPMIAAGAMAFSSVSVVLNSLRLQRR, encoded by the coding sequence ATGTCTGACGCCACAGGTTCCGAGGTTTCGACGGCCCGCGCCGCGGCGGCGGCGCCGTTCGCCCATGCCTGGCCCAACCTGGAGGTCGTGCATGCCTTGCGGCGGCGTATCCGGATCCGGGCGCCGGCACTGCGCAAGGATGCGGAGCGCTGCTACCTCTTGCAGATTCTTCTGCTCAAGCATTCCGGGATACGGTCCGTCCGGGTGGTGGCGGACCTCGGTTCGGTGGCAATCCGTTTCAATCCGGACCTGCTTCCGCGCTCGAATCTGCTGCAGGTGGCGGATCATCTGATCGCCAGCCTCGGGCGCCGCAAGCAGGCGCCGGAAGCGCTCGGCGGCAGTGGTGGCGACGGGCCGGTGCGCGAATGGCAGTTCGCAATCGAAGGGATGACCTGCGTGTCCTGCTCGCTGCTCATCGAAATGATGCTGAAGCGGCAGCCGGGTATCCGTGACGTTTCGGTCAATTTCGCCACGGAGACCGCTACGATCCGGGCCGTCCTCAGCCGCGACGCCGTGATGGCAGCCATTGCGCGGATCGGCTACCGCGCGCAGGCGGCCGACAGCATCGTCCAGCGCAAACTCATGGCGGCACGGGAAGCCGAACGTCTGCGGCTGGCGCGGCGCCAGGCCCTGGTGTCGGCCCTGCTCAGCGCCCCCGTGGTGGTGCTCGGAATGGTGATGCCGCACGGGCGGGCATGGGCTTGGTTGAGCGCTATTCTCACCACGCCGGTGGTGTTCGGCAGCGGCCGCTCGTTTTTCTCCAAGGCTTGGAGACTCGCGGGGCAGGGGACGGCCAACATGGACTCCCTGGTCGCGCTGGGCGTCGGCGCGGCCTATGGTTCCAGCGTCGTCGCCTTGCTGACGCGGCGGGGGGAACTCTATTTCGAGGCCGCTGCCGCCATCGTGAGCTTCGTGCTGTACGGGCGCTACCTGGAGGAGACCACCCGCGGCCGTGCCCATGAAGCGATCCGACGCCTGCTCGACCTGCAGCCCGCCACCGCTACGCTGCTCAAGGACGGCGGGGAGTTCGAGGTACCGGTCGAGGCCTTGAAGGTGGGTGATGTGGTGCGCGTGCGTCCCGGCGACCGCTTGCCTACCGACGGCGAAGTCCTCACCGGCAGTTCCGGCATCGACGAATCCATGGTGACCGGCGAAAGCGTTCCCGTGATCAAGCAGCCCGGCGATCGGGTGATCGGTGGCTGTGTCAATGGCACCGGCGCGCTCCAGGTCAGGGTCACGGCCGTGGGGGAGGATACGGTGTTGGCCGGGATCATCCACATGGTGGGGCAGGCCCAGTCGTCGAAGCTCCCGATTCAGAAGACCGTGGATCGGGTTTCGTCAGTGTTCGTGCCGACCGTGCTGGTGATTTCCGCCGGCACGTTAATCGGCTGGACTTGGCTCGGCGTATCGGTGGCCAGGGCGTCCGCCAACGCCATCGCGGTACTGCTCATCGCCTGTCCCTGCGCGCTGGGTCTGGCGACGCCGGCGGCGATCATGGTCGGCACCGGACAGGCCGCCCGCAAGGGCATCTACATCCGCAATGGCGAAAGTCTGGAGATGGCGTCGAAACTCACCGCGGTCGTGTTTGATAAGACCGGCACCATCACCGAGGGGAAGCCGGAAGTCACCGACATCGTCCGGTTTTCGCGGCTGGGTGAGCCCCGGTTGCTGGGCTTGGCGGCGGCGGCGGAAATTGACTCCGAGCATTTCCTGGCGCGGGCCATCGTGCGCAAGGCGCAGGACGCTGGAGCCGAACCCCTGGTTTCCCATGAATTCGACAGCGTGCCGGGACGTGGCATCCGCGCGCGGGTAGAGCGCCGCGAGGTGCTGATTGGCAATGCTGAATGGCTGGTGGACTCCGGCGTCGATCTTGCCGCGGCCCTGGAGCCGGCTTCGAGCCTGGCCGGGCAGGGCAAGACGCCGGTTTTCATGGCGCTGGACGGCAAGCTCGCGGCGGTGTTCGGCATTGCGGACCGGCCCCGCGAGCACGCGCTGGCCGCCATCGAAAGGCTGCAGGACCTGGACGTCCGGACTCTGATGGTGACCGGCGACGTGGAAGCGGCTGCCCAGCACATCGCGCAGCAGGTGGGCATCGCGGAAGTGACTGCCCGCGCCCGCCCGGAGCAGAAGCTGGAGATCATCCGCGCCCTGCAGGAGCAGGGGGAGCGGGTAGGGATGATCGGCGACGGCGTCAACGACGCGCCCGCGCTGGCCGCCGCGGACGTGAGCTTTGCGATAGGCAGTGGTACCGACGTGGCTATCCAGACCGCCGACATGATCATCAGCCAGGGCGACATCAGCCGGGTGGCGGACGGTATGGCGCTTAGCCACTTCACGCTGCAGGTCGTCCATCAAAATCTCGCTTGGGCCTTCGGCTACAATACGATCGCCATCCCGCTCGCAGTCATGGGGCGGCTGAGTCCCATGATCGCGGCCGGGGCCATGGCTTTCAGTTCCGTTTCCGTCGTGTTGAATTCCCTGCGCTTACAGCGCCGGTAA
- a CDS encoding heavy-metal-associated domain-containing protein: MSLKKQIILRYSGSGHVRFDLPAELCEVSARAQIESVLRALDGVYRVSLSPGSRKLSVRFDIAVCDLKAIGRGLGQLVDAGVGQAGRAQGAVSVPMGGPIGWLREKAQEAGETLAAMKILAKRSVKNSPKLLTPARERGLIEFFNDVLVLYLIKLHWHLITQHWLRQPFRYRYEWMAVFYMIFLLVRSRRPRNV, translated from the coding sequence ATGTCACTGAAAAAACAGATAATTTTGCGCTACAGCGGTTCCGGTCACGTGCGATTCGATCTGCCGGCGGAACTCTGCGAGGTTTCGGCGCGCGCTCAGATCGAGTCGGTCCTGCGTGCGCTCGACGGCGTTTACCGGGTCAGCCTGTCGCCTGGCAGCCGCAAGCTGTCGGTGCGCTTCGACATCGCCGTCTGCGACCTCAAAGCCATTGGGCGGGGGCTGGGCCAACTCGTCGACGCCGGCGTCGGGCAGGCCGGCCGGGCGCAGGGGGCCGTGAGCGTCCCGATGGGCGGGCCTATCGGCTGGCTGCGGGAAAAAGCACAGGAGGCGGGAGAGACCCTGGCGGCCATGAAAATCCTCGCCAAGCGAAGCGTGAAAAATTCGCCCAAGCTGCTGACGCCGGCCCGTGAAAGAGGGTTGATAGAATTCTTCAACGACGTGCTGGTGCTCTATCTCATCAAGCTGCATTGGCACCTCATCACCCAGCACTGGCTGCGACAGCCATTTCGCTACCGCTACGAGTGGATGGCGGTGTTCTACATGATTTTCCTTTTGGTCCGGTCACGGCGTCCCCGCAATGTCTGA
- a CDS encoding heavy metal translocating P-type ATPase metal-binding domain-containing protein: MDTEPRVCDLCSLPVIPPGFPLNTTGGLKVFCCEGCQGIYAMLHEYEILAEAPPCHGEAPDLPHSNK; encoded by the coding sequence ATGGACACCGAACCGCGTGTTTGTGACTTGTGCAGCCTGCCCGTGATTCCGCCGGGCTTTCCCCTGAACACCACGGGCGGGCTCAAGGTTTTCTGCTGTGAAGGCTGCCAGGGCATCTACGCGATGCTTCACGAGTACGAGATCCTTGCCGAGGCCCCCCCCTGCCATGGGGAAGCGCCGGATTTACCTCATTCGAACAAATGA
- a CDS encoding sulfite exporter TauE/SafE family protein, protein MNSTNAANRQSLASPSAWLTRPGAIVLGLLGVIAILFLDERMGALAQMPALGRDMNYWLLFVTGLLTGFHCVGMCGALVLAYATKPASGGKPSPLSHLLYGTGKTLSYTLIGAVFGLIGSIFSFSPVLRGAIGIAAGLFLVLFSLGTLRWVPALSHFQIKTPGFLLRFIGTQSRQSHSPFVIGLLNGLMIICGPLQAMYVMAAGTGSPVEGALLMFFFGLGTLPVMLSFGWFAALISAGLKPKLVRFSGIIVLILGILMVNRGLKTSESGFDFHSLLVGLSGFTESRWGFVLATPDAPLPQDMSGMHHNH, encoded by the coding sequence ATGAACTCGACCAACGCAGCGAACCGGCAATCCCTCGCGAGTCCCTCAGCCTGGCTCACAAGGCCAGGCGCGATCGTCCTGGGACTCCTGGGTGTCATCGCGATCCTCTTCCTGGACGAACGCATGGGCGCTCTGGCCCAAATGCCAGCGCTCGGGCGCGACATGAACTACTGGCTGCTGTTCGTGACCGGTCTTCTGACCGGTTTCCATTGCGTCGGCATGTGCGGGGCGCTGGTGCTTGCCTATGCCACCAAACCCGCCAGCGGCGGCAAGCCCTCTCCGCTCTCCCACCTGCTCTACGGTACCGGCAAGACCCTGTCCTATACCTTGATCGGCGCGGTTTTCGGCCTGATCGGATCGATTTTTTCGTTCTCGCCGGTGCTTCGGGGCGCCATCGGCATCGCCGCCGGCCTGTTCCTGGTCCTGTTCAGCTTAGGCACGCTGCGCTGGGTGCCGGCCTTGAGCCATTTCCAGATCAAGACCCCGGGCTTCCTGCTACGGTTCATCGGCACCCAGTCGAGGCAGTCCCACAGCCCCTTCGTCATCGGCCTGCTCAACGGTCTCATGATCATCTGCGGTCCGCTGCAAGCCATGTATGTCATGGCCGCGGGCACCGGCAGCCCGGTCGAAGGAGCCCTGCTGATGTTCTTTTTCGGTCTGGGGACGCTGCCGGTGATGCTCAGCTTCGGCTGGTTCGCCGCGCTCATTTCGGCCGGACTGAAACCCAAGCTGGTCCGCTTCTCCGGCATCATCGTGCTGATCCTGGGAATACTGATGGTCAATCGCGGCCTCAAGACCAGCGAAAGCGGATTCGACTTCCACTCCCTGCTGGTGGGGCTCTCCGGCTTCACCGAATCACGCTGGGGCTTCGTGCTCGCCACGCCGGATGCCCCGCTGCCGCAGGACATGTCCGGGATGCACCACAACCACTGA
- a CDS encoding methylthioribulose 1-phosphate dehydratase: MLHDTEFETRAAELIDAGRFIDGRGWVPATSGNFSARLSDGRIAITVSGRHKGRLRPEDIMLVDAEGRSLDGKKPSAEAVLHTGIYRRYPDVGAILHPHSPAATLLSRLVAGEVILEDYELLKALAGIDSHETRVAVPIFPNDQNIPRLALKVEEYIEMHGDLHAYIIAGHGFYTWGKSVADALRHVEALEFLFDLETRIHGVKR, translated from the coding sequence ATCTTGCACGACACCGAATTCGAAACCCGCGCGGCCGAACTGATCGATGCGGGCCGCTTCATCGACGGCCGCGGCTGGGTTCCCGCCACCAGCGGCAATTTTTCCGCCCGCCTGAGCGATGGCCGGATCGCCATCACGGTTTCCGGCCGGCATAAGGGCCGCCTGCGCCCCGAGGACATCATGCTGGTGGATGCCGAGGGCCGTTCGCTCGACGGCAAGAAACCCTCAGCGGAAGCCGTACTGCACACCGGCATCTACCGGCGCTATCCCGATGTCGGCGCCATCCTGCACCCGCACTCGCCGGCCGCTACCCTGCTGTCGCGGCTGGTCGCCGGCGAAGTGATCCTGGAGGACTACGAGCTTCTGAAGGCGCTGGCCGGCATCGACAGCCACGAGACCCGAGTCGCCGTGCCGATCTTCCCCAACGACCAGAACATTCCCCGCCTCGCCCTGAAAGTCGAGGAGTACATCGAGATGCACGGCGACCTTCACGCTTACATCATCGCCGGCCACGGCTTCTACACCTGGGGAAAATCGGTTGCCGATGCGCTGCGCCATGTGGAAGCGCTGGAATTCCTCTTCGACCTGGAAACCCGCATACACGGAGTCAAACGATGA
- a CDS encoding 1,2-dihydroxy-3-keto-5-methylthiopentene dioxygenase: protein MSLLTIHPESGTSAPEIFRDGDAIAERLAEIGVLFERWQAGRAFEPDAEQQTILAAYADSVERLKAKYGFESADVISVGPDHPQKDELRARFLNEHIHSDFEVRFFVEGRGLFYLHPGDRVYAILCERGDLLSVPSNTRHWFDMGAEPCLKCIRLFTTPEGWIADFTGNDIGERFPRLEEYLRTFA, encoded by the coding sequence ATGAGCCTTCTGACCATACACCCTGAGTCCGGGACCTCGGCGCCGGAGATCTTCCGCGACGGTGACGCGATTGCGGAGCGGCTGGCTGAAATCGGCGTTTTGTTCGAGCGCTGGCAGGCGGGCCGGGCATTCGAACCGGATGCCGAGCAGCAGACGATCCTTGCGGCCTACGCCGATTCGGTCGAACGCTTGAAGGCGAAATACGGTTTCGAATCGGCCGACGTCATCAGCGTCGGCCCCGATCATCCGCAGAAGGACGAACTGCGGGCACGCTTCCTGAACGAGCATATTCACAGCGATTTCGAAGTTCGCTTCTTCGTCGAAGGCCGCGGCCTGTTCTACCTTCACCCCGGCGACCGCGTCTACGCCATCCTGTGCGAACGGGGCGACCTCCTGAGCGTCCCCTCAAATACCCGCCACTGGTTCGACATGGGCGCCGAACCCTGCCTGAAGTGCATCCGGCTGTTCACCACACCGGAAGGCTGGATAGCGGATTTCACCGGCAACGACATCGGCGAGCGGTTTCCCAGGCTCGAAGAATATCTGAGGACTTTCGCATGA
- the mtnC gene encoding acireductone synthase: protein MIRAILTDIEGTTSSLSFVKETLFPYARARMADFVRGRADDAAVRGLLADAKAAAGDASLDDEGVIAQFIRWIDEDRKITPLKAIQGLIWEEGYRNGDFFGHVYDDAVRRLKAWHEQGIDLYVFSSGSVHAQQLLFGHTRFGDLKPLFSGYFDTRIGAKQEPDAYRDIARQIDLPPDEILFLSDIEGELNAAWEAGLKTFLLVRDGGTKTSDHPQGADFDAIQPELF, encoded by the coding sequence ATGATCCGGGCGATCCTCACCGACATCGAGGGCACGACCTCCTCGCTGTCCTTCGTGAAAGAAACGCTGTTTCCCTATGCCCGCGCCCGAATGGCGGATTTCGTCCGCGGCCGCGCCGACGACGCCGCCGTACGAGGCCTGCTCGCCGATGCCAAGGCTGCGGCCGGAGACGCTTCGTTGGACGATGAAGGCGTCATCGCCCAGTTCATCCGCTGGATCGACGAAGACCGCAAGATCACGCCGCTCAAGGCTATTCAGGGCCTGATCTGGGAAGAGGGCTACCGCAATGGCGATTTTTTCGGGCACGTGTACGACGATGCCGTGCGACGGCTCAAAGCCTGGCATGAACAGGGTATCGACCTGTATGTGTTCTCCTCGGGCTCGGTCCATGCCCAGCAACTGCTGTTCGGCCATACCCGCTTCGGCGATCTCAAACCGCTGTTTTCCGGCTACTTCGATACCCGCATCGGCGCGAAGCAGGAACCCGACGCCTACCGTGACATCGCCCGGCAAATAGACCTGCCGCCCGACGAAATCCTCTTCCTCTCGGATATCGAAGGCGAGCTGAATGCCGCCTGGGAAGCGGGCTTAAAGACGTTCCTGCTGGTCCGCGACGGCGGGACGAAGACCAGCGATCATCCCCAGGGAGCGGACTTCGACGCCATCCAGCCGGAACTCTTCTAA
- a CDS encoding YcbK family protein: protein MGFNSSLRPPVRASEPNLSRRSFLTRAGIAATGALLIPSFDAYAYSLSRERTLYLYNKHTGEDLTLVCCPERNYDRGLLRQFSHFLRDHHAEESYPMDPGLIDILYAISAMTRSSGTFEIISGYRAPETNRMLRKHSHGVAEHSLHMEGKAIDLRMSDVSTRAIRKTALALQYGGVGYYRRADFVHLDTGRIRSW from the coding sequence ATGGGATTCAATTCGTCCTTGCGCCCGCCCGTGCGCGCATCCGAACCCAATCTCAGCCGCCGCAGTTTTCTCACTCGTGCAGGGATCGCCGCCACCGGGGCCCTGCTGATTCCCAGCTTCGATGCCTACGCGTACTCCTTGAGCAGAGAGCGCACCCTGTATCTCTACAACAAGCATACCGGCGAAGACTTGACCCTGGTATGCTGCCCGGAGCGAAATTACGACCGCGGTCTGCTGCGGCAATTCAGCCACTTCCTTCGGGATCATCACGCCGAGGAAAGCTATCCCATGGATCCGGGGCTGATCGACATTCTCTACGCGATTTCCGCAATGACCCGCTCCAGCGGCACCTTCGAAATCATTTCCGGCTATCGCGCCCCGGAAACCAACCGGATGCTGCGCAAGCACAGCCACGGTGTGGCGGAACACAGCCTGCACATGGAGGGAAAGGCGATTGATCTGCGCATGAGCGACGTCAGCACCCGAGCGATTCGTAAGACCGCGCTGGCGCTGCAGTACGGCGGCGTAGGTTATTACCGCCGCGCCGATTTCGTTCATCTGGACACGGGGCGCATCCGCTCCTGGTAA
- a CDS encoding thiopurine S-methyltransferase, which translates to MDPDFWHERWQQKQTGFHQIQVNPLLETIWPRCIGPALPRVFVPLCGKSLDMIWLRNRGHSVLGNELSPIAVDEFFRENGLSAVTTPLGNGFVRAESGDISLLCGNYFDLTPDLVGKVGAIYDRAALVAMPPEMQGRYAEQVFRLLPETPPMLLITLEYNAEEMSGPPFPVPEETVVRLFGPAYRIELLSARDALEGNPQLRAKGLSRLTEKAYWLQAQASA; encoded by the coding sequence ATGGATCCCGATTTCTGGCACGAGCGCTGGCAGCAGAAGCAGACGGGCTTTCACCAAATCCAGGTCAATCCGCTGTTGGAAACTATCTGGCCTCGATGCATCGGTCCTGCGCTGCCCAGGGTTTTCGTTCCCCTCTGCGGCAAGTCCCTGGACATGATCTGGCTGCGGAATCGGGGGCATTCCGTACTCGGGAACGAACTCAGCCCCATCGCGGTCGACGAGTTCTTCCGGGAAAACGGCTTGTCGGCGGTTACGACACCGCTCGGAAACGGCTTCGTCCGCGCCGAGAGCGGCGATATAAGCCTACTGTGCGGGAACTATTTCGACTTGACCCCGGACCTCGTCGGCAAGGTCGGAGCGATCTACGACCGGGCAGCGCTGGTGGCGATGCCCCCGGAAATGCAGGGCCGCTACGCCGAGCAGGTCTTCCGGCTGCTGCCGGAAACCCCGCCCATGCTGCTCATTACGCTGGAATACAACGCAGAGGAAATGAGCGGCCCGCCGTTCCCCGTCCCTGAGGAAACGGTGGTTCGCCTGTTCGGACCAGCCTACCGGATCGAGTTGCTGTCGGCGCGCGATGCGTTGGAAGGGAATCCGCAGCTGCGCGCCAAAGGATTGAGCCGCCTGACCGAAAAGGCCTATTGGCTGCAGGCCCAGGCTTCGGCCTGA
- a CDS encoding RNA recognition motif domain-containing protein, with protein sequence MLKLFVRNLPPQTTEAGLKELFTGYGKVFELQLSRDMFTGKARGTASVSMEGHEARKAIEALDGSDYEGKTIYVALDKGPRSGGRGRR encoded by the coding sequence ATGTTGAAACTTTTTGTCAGAAATTTACCGCCCCAAACGACCGAGGCGGGCCTCAAGGAACTGTTCACCGGCTACGGCAAGGTCTTCGAGCTTCAGCTCAGCCGCGACATGTTCACCGGCAAGGCGCGCGGCACGGCTTCGGTCAGCATGGAAGGCCACGAGGCCCGCAAGGCCATCGAGGCTCTGGACGGTTCCGATTACGAAGGCAAGACGATCTATGTCGCCTTGGACAAGGGGCCACGCTCGGGCGGCCGCGGGCGCCGCTGA
- a CDS encoding cold-shock protein has translation MSQQQQGTVKWFNESKGFGFIQRENGSDLFVHFRSIQGQGFKTLKEGQRVSFTEVAGQKGPQAENVVVL, from the coding sequence ATGTCACAACAGCAACAGGGAACCGTTAAATGGTTCAATGAAAGCAAGGGATTTGGTTTCATCCAGCGTGAAAACGGCAGTGATCTTTTCGTTCATTTCCGTTCGATCCAGGGCCAAGGCTTCAAGACCCTGAAAGAAGGCCAGCGGGTGAGCTTCACCGAGGTCGCCGGCCAGAAAGGGCCGCAGGCCGAGAACGTCGTGGTTCTGTAA
- a CDS encoding ArsB/NhaD family transporter — MNISLFTLGAVFCLIAARTIGGLPVRIWQAMCAGALAVLATGEIGWREALAAIDPDVMLFLFGMFVLGHALVASGYLYYMAYRWFSRVRSAQGLVLVVLYGGGLASALLMNDTVAVVGTPLVLRLAREHDLDPRMMLLALAFAVTLGSVPSPIGNPQNLLIATMTGLPEPFLTFLGMLGVPTVVNLGLAWLWLRWIYRGSLRGARLVHTPVEMLDWQLAKLARAGLWLMFALIAWRHLPGGEKGMRLSWIALAAAGPVLLFSPERRSVLWRIDWPTLAFFPAMFVLMASVWQSGAIQSWMVRWPLDPTDVPTVLGLSAGLSQLVSNVPLVALYLPMLREAGISTEALMALAAGSTVAGNFLILGAASNVIIAQHAEKHRVTLGFHTFAMAGVPLALVNLAVYWGWLSVFHPFR, encoded by the coding sequence ATGAATATCTCCCTTTTTACACTCGGCGCGGTCTTCTGTCTGATCGCGGCCCGAACCATCGGCGGCTTGCCGGTCAGGATATGGCAGGCGATGTGCGCAGGGGCGCTGGCGGTGCTGGCGACGGGAGAGATCGGCTGGCGCGAGGCGCTTGCGGCGATCGATCCCGACGTCATGCTGTTCCTGTTCGGGATGTTCGTGTTGGGGCATGCGCTGGTGGCGAGCGGCTACCTTTATTATATGGCTTATCGGTGGTTTTCCCGTGTCCGCTCGGCCCAGGGGCTGGTCCTGGTGGTGCTGTACGGCGGCGGTTTGGCGTCGGCGCTGCTGATGAACGATACCGTAGCCGTCGTCGGCACGCCGCTGGTGCTGCGGCTGGCTCGGGAGCACGATCTCGATCCGCGCATGATGCTGCTTGCGCTGGCCTTTGCGGTGACTCTAGGGAGTGTTCCGAGTCCGATCGGCAACCCCCAGAATCTGCTGATTGCGACCATGACCGGCCTGCCGGAGCCGTTTCTGACTTTTCTTGGCATGCTCGGCGTGCCGACAGTGGTGAACCTGGGGTTGGCGTGGTTGTGGCTGCGCTGGATTTACCGCGGCAGTCTGCGGGGGGCGCGGCTGGTCCATACGCCCGTCGAGATGCTGGACTGGCAACTGGCAAAGCTCGCCAGAGCGGGACTCTGGCTGATGTTTGCGCTCATTGCCTGGCGCCATTTGCCAGGCGGCGAGAAGGGGATGCGGTTAAGCTGGATCGCCCTCGCCGCGGCAGGCCCCGTGTTGCTGTTTAGCCCGGAACGGCGGTCGGTGCTGTGGCGGATCGACTGGCCGACCCTGGCATTCTTCCCGGCCATGTTCGTTCTGATGGCGAGCGTCTGGCAAAGCGGAGCCATCCAGTCCTGGATGGTCCGATGGCCTTTGGATCCGACGGACGTTCCCACCGTCCTCGGCCTGAGTGCCGGGCTTAGCCAACTGGTCTCGAACGTGCCTCTGGTTGCGCTTTATCTGCCCATGCTGCGTGAAGCCGGTATTTCGACCGAGGCGCTGATGGCTTTGGCGGCCGGCAGCACGGTGGCGGGGAATTTTCTGATCCTCGGCGCGGCCAGCAACGTCATCATCGCTCAGCATGCGGAAAAACACCGAGTTACGCTTGGCTTCCACACGTTTGCGATGGCGGGCGTGCCCCTGGCCTTGGTGAACCTTGCCGTTTACTGGGGCTGGCTGTCCGTCTTCCATCCGTTTCGGTGA
- a CDS encoding PepSY domain-containing protein, whose translation MKKAYLTLLAAVGSGIVVVSAQAGETGQSKTKVSMENCMHAALAKRAGEVVKLEFKEERGAPTYEFEVLGGDGKSWELECDALTGKIIEEEQEVADGEAPLFKTKARIGLDEAKKIALSAHPGEIVEVEYEIESDGNASYEFDIKTKSGEVKLEVDAATGKIIEDDEKELYQIGKE comes from the coding sequence ATGAAAAAGGCGTATCTTACCCTGCTCGCCGCGGTCGGCTCCGGGATCGTTGTAGTTTCGGCCCAGGCGGGCGAAACGGGGCAGTCCAAGACCAAGGTCAGCATGGAAAACTGCATGCACGCGGCGCTGGCCAAGCGCGCCGGCGAAGTGGTCAAACTGGAGTTTAAGGAGGAACGCGGCGCGCCCACTTATGAATTCGAAGTTCTGGGAGGCGATGGGAAATCCTGGGAACTGGAATGCGACGCCCTGACCGGCAAGATCATCGAGGAAGAGCAGGAGGTCGCCGATGGCGAGGCGCCGCTTTTCAAAACCAAGGCGAGAATCGGGCTGGACGAGGCGAAGAAGATCGCGCTAAGCGCGCATCCCGGCGAGATCGTGGAAGTCGAATACGAAATCGAGTCCGACGGCAATGCGTCCTATGAATTCGACATCAAGACCAAAAGCGGCGAAGTGAAGCTCGAAGTGGATGCCGCGACCGGCAAGATCATCGAAGACGACGAAAAAGAGTTGTATCAGATCGGCAAGGAATGA